A DNA window from Enterobacter asburiae contains the following coding sequences:
- a CDS encoding CynX/NimT family MFS transporter yields the protein MTTAIRTSGKHGALLIAGILMIATTLRVTFTGAAPLLDTIRLDYGLSTAQTGLLTTLPLLAFALVSPLVAGVARRIGMERSLFVALLLICAGIALRSLPSAALLFIGTAVIGCGIALGNVLLPGLIKRDFPGQVARLTGAYSLTMGVSAAFGSAMIVPLAQGSAGWHSALLMLMAFPLVALLLWLPQWRQKHVATVTGAGALHNRAIWRSALAWQVTLFLGINSLIYYVIIGWLPAILLSHGYSEAQAGSVHGLLQLATAVPGLAVPLILHRLKDQRGIAGAVALMCAVSAAGLWFMPDMAVMWTLVFGFGSGATMILGLTFIGLRASSAHQAAALSGMAQSIGYLLAACGPPLMGKIHDSAGNWQIPLLGCALAAVIMALCGVLAGRDREIAPR from the coding sequence ATGACTACTGCTATTCGCACCTCAGGAAAACACGGCGCGCTGTTGATTGCAGGCATCCTGATGATTGCCACTACGCTTCGCGTCACCTTTACCGGCGCAGCTCCGCTGCTCGACACTATTCGTCTTGATTATGGCTTAAGCACGGCGCAAACCGGTCTGCTGACCACCCTGCCCCTGCTGGCTTTCGCCCTTGTCTCACCCCTCGTCGCAGGCGTTGCCCGACGTATCGGCATGGAGCGCAGCCTGTTTGTCGCCCTGCTGCTGATTTGCGCCGGGATTGCACTTCGCTCTCTGCCTTCCGCCGCGCTGCTTTTCATCGGAACCGCGGTCATCGGCTGCGGAATTGCGCTCGGGAACGTGCTGTTACCCGGATTAATTAAGCGTGACTTCCCGGGCCAGGTAGCCCGACTCACCGGGGCCTATTCCCTGACAATGGGCGTCTCGGCGGCGTTTGGCTCAGCGATGATTGTTCCCCTGGCGCAGGGTAGCGCGGGCTGGCATAGCGCGCTGCTGATGCTGATGGCGTTTCCGCTGGTCGCGCTGCTGCTCTGGCTGCCGCAGTGGCGCCAGAAACACGTTGCGACGGTAACGGGCGCTGGCGCGCTGCATAACCGCGCCATCTGGCGCTCGGCCCTCGCCTGGCAGGTCACGCTCTTTTTGGGGATTAACTCGCTGATTTACTACGTCATCATCGGCTGGCTGCCGGCGATATTGCTCAGCCACGGCTACAGCGAAGCGCAGGCCGGCTCGGTGCACGGACTGTTGCAGCTGGCCACGGCCGTGCCGGGGCTTGCCGTTCCGCTGATCCTCCACCGTCTGAAAGACCAGCGGGGGATCGCCGGCGCGGTGGCGCTGATGTGCGCGGTAAGCGCGGCGGGGCTATGGTTTATGCCTGACATGGCGGTGATGTGGACGCTGGTGTTTGGCTTTGGCTCTGGAGCAACGATGATCCTCGGCCTGACGTTCATCGGTCTGCGCGCCAGCTCCGCGCACCAGGCTGCGGCGCTGTCCGGCATGGCGCAGTCGATTGGCTATCTGCTCGCCGCCTGCGGCCCTCCGCTGATGGGGAAAATTCACGATAGCGCGGGAAATTGGCAAATCCCGCTTCTGGGCTGCGCTCTGGCCGCCGTGATAATGGCACTCTGCGGCGTGCTTGCCGGGCGAGACCGGGAGATCGCGCCCCGTTAA
- a CDS encoding CTP synthase, whose product MEHLPVKTTLRIALVGDYNPSVIAHQAIPLAIDDAAAVLDLTADYDWLATTELTSPEDLVGYDAIWLVPASPYKNTEAAFIAARYARENGVPFLGTCGGFQHALIEYARNVLGWADAAHAETDTEGTMVIAPLTCSLVEKTDAIELRKNTLIAKAYGKPEIEEGYHCNYGVSPAFAQALESGDMHVTGWDEQGEIRAAELVTHPFFVITLFQHERAALEGRPVVLVQAMLRAARG is encoded by the coding sequence ATGGAACACCTCCCGGTTAAAACGACGCTGCGCATTGCGCTGGTTGGCGATTACAATCCCAGTGTTATTGCGCATCAGGCGATCCCGCTGGCGATTGACGACGCCGCCGCAGTCCTTGACCTCACCGCCGATTACGACTGGCTTGCCACCACGGAGCTGACAAGCCCTGAAGATCTGGTGGGCTACGATGCCATCTGGCTGGTGCCTGCCAGCCCCTATAAAAACACCGAGGCCGCCTTTATCGCCGCGCGCTACGCGCGTGAAAACGGCGTACCGTTCCTGGGCACCTGCGGCGGATTCCAGCACGCGCTGATTGAGTATGCCCGCAATGTGTTGGGCTGGGCCGATGCGGCACATGCCGAGACGGATACCGAAGGCACCATGGTGATTGCGCCGCTGACCTGCTCGCTGGTGGAAAAAACCGATGCCATTGAGCTGCGCAAAAATACGCTGATCGCGAAAGCGTACGGCAAGCCGGAAATTGAAGAGGGCTATCACTGTAACTATGGCGTGTCGCCGGCGTTTGCACAGGCGCTGGAAAGCGGTGACATGCACGTTACGGGCTGGGACGAACAGGGGGAAATTCGCGCCGCAGAACTGGTTACGCACCCGTTCTTCGTGATCACCTTATTCCAGCATGAGCGTGCCGCGCTGGAAGGCCGTCCGGTCGTGCTGGTGCAGGCGATGCTGCGCGCGGCTCGCGGGTAG
- a CDS encoding DUF488 domain-containing protein, with amino-acid sequence MIQCKRVYEQAGPDDGYRVLVDKLWPRGVKKTDLAYDEWCKTLTPSNELRKAFHSETIDFAAFSKAYREELAQHADEGMRLATLANRQTVTLLYAAKDTKQNHALVLADWLRHL; translated from the coding sequence ATGATTCAATGCAAACGCGTATACGAGCAGGCTGGTCCGGACGACGGCTATCGGGTACTGGTGGACAAACTGTGGCCGCGCGGGGTTAAAAAGACGGACCTCGCGTATGATGAATGGTGTAAAACGCTCACGCCCTCGAATGAATTACGCAAGGCCTTTCATAGCGAAACCATTGATTTCGCCGCCTTCAGTAAAGCCTATAGGGAAGAGCTGGCGCAGCATGCTGACGAGGGAATGCGTCTGGCGACGCTGGCGAACAGGCAGACCGTCACCCTGCTCTACGCTGCCAAAGACACGAAGCAAAATCACGCCCTGGTATTAGCCGACTGGCTGCGCCATCTCTGA
- a CDS encoding DUF333 domain-containing protein, whose protein sequence is MRFLLLALALPLAACTAKTTPPDAPKPPHAIGMANPASVYCLEKGGEQIPVQSPQGVRTECKLPGGEVIDEWTLYRRDRPQPTR, encoded by the coding sequence ATGAGATTTCTGCTTCTGGCGCTGGCGCTTCCCCTGGCTGCCTGCACCGCGAAAACAACCCCACCCGATGCCCCGAAACCACCGCACGCTATCGGTATGGCGAACCCGGCCTCCGTGTACTGCCTGGAGAAAGGCGGGGAACAGATCCCGGTTCAAAGCCCGCAGGGCGTACGCACGGAGTGCAAACTACCGGGGGGCGAAGTGATTGATGAATGGACGCTCTACCGTCGCGATCGTCCGCAACCCACCAGGTGA
- a CDS encoding sensor domain-containing diguanylate cyclase, with amino-acid sequence MSDIILARVSETLATEQSLEGLVRQLLEMLEIVTDMESTYLTKVDIEARLQHILYARNSKQMTIPEGLSVPWEETLCKRALDSDTVFSNDVPERWPECEAAKALGITTYMSIPVHLADGSFYGTLCATSTARKPLSERGEQVLKLFAGLIAQSIQKESLVNQLREANAALIAYSYTDALTGLPNRRAIFEDLTTLFSLARHLKRNTVIAFIDLDDFKLINDRYGHEAGDQFLIEVGKRLTEEKQQDDIIGRLGGDEFLVASLSTSHSEGDNAQVTLLKTRLSACIAGEYWLGNVNLIYPGASVGVIEVDPQITDPDSALRDADVAMYQDKKGKSKTRFLTID; translated from the coding sequence ATGTCGGATATTATCCTTGCCCGTGTTTCAGAAACCCTCGCCACTGAACAATCTCTTGAAGGTCTCGTTCGCCAGCTGCTGGAGATGCTGGAGATTGTGACTGACATGGAGTCGACTTACCTCACCAAGGTAGATATCGAAGCCCGACTGCAGCATATCCTCTACGCCCGCAACAGCAAGCAGATGACAATTCCTGAGGGGCTGAGCGTCCCATGGGAGGAAACACTGTGCAAGCGCGCGCTGGATAGCGACACCGTATTCAGCAACGACGTTCCCGAACGCTGGCCGGAGTGCGAGGCGGCGAAAGCGCTCGGCATTACGACCTACATGAGTATTCCTGTCCATCTTGCGGATGGTTCATTCTACGGAACGCTTTGTGCCACCAGCACGGCCAGAAAGCCGCTTAGCGAGCGCGGTGAACAGGTCCTGAAGTTATTCGCCGGTCTGATTGCCCAGTCCATTCAGAAAGAGTCGCTGGTAAACCAGCTTCGCGAAGCCAACGCAGCCCTCATCGCGTACTCTTACACGGATGCCCTTACCGGTTTACCCAACCGTCGCGCCATTTTTGAAGATTTGACCACGCTGTTTTCCCTGGCGCGTCACCTTAAACGTAACACCGTCATCGCGTTCATCGATCTGGATGATTTCAAGCTGATTAACGATCGCTACGGCCACGAGGCTGGCGACCAGTTCCTGATTGAAGTGGGCAAGCGTCTGACGGAAGAAAAACAGCAGGACGATATCATTGGCCGGCTGGGCGGCGATGAGTTTCTGGTGGCGTCGTTGAGCACATCCCACAGCGAAGGAGATAACGCGCAGGTCACGCTGCTCAAAACGCGTCTCAGCGCCTGTATTGCCGGGGAATACTGGCTGGGTAACGTCAACCTCATTTACCCCGGAGCCAGCGTCGGCGTTATCGAAGTGGACCCTCAGATAACCGATCCGGACAGCGCATTACGCGACGCAGATGTCGCGATGTATCAGGATAAGAAAGGAAAAAGCAAAACACGCTTTCTCACTATCGATTAA
- a CDS encoding YoaK family small membrane protein, which produces MRIGILFPVVIFITAVIFLAWFFVGGYAAPGA; this is translated from the coding sequence ATGAGAATAGGGATCCTCTTCCCGGTCGTTATTTTTATAACGGCGGTGATTTTTTTAGCATGGTTTTTTGTCGGTGGTTACGCGGCGCCTGGGGCATAA
- a CDS encoding GlsB/YeaQ/YmgE family stress response membrane protein, with translation MGILSWIIFGLIAGILAKWIMPGKDGGGFIVTVILGIIGAVVGGWISTLFGFGKVDGFNFGSFAVAVIGALVVLFIYRKIKS, from the coding sequence ATGGGAATTTTATCCTGGATTATCTTTGGGCTTATTGCGGGTATTCTGGCGAAGTGGATCATGCCGGGCAAAGATGGCGGTGGGTTTATCGTCACCGTAATACTGGGTATTATCGGCGCGGTAGTCGGCGGCTGGATCAGTACGCTGTTCGGTTTTGGCAAAGTCGATGGCTTTAACTTCGGCAGTTTCGCTGTCGCGGTGATTGGTGCGCTGGTTGTTCTGTTTATCTACAGAAAAATCAAAAGCTAA